A single Lactuca sativa cultivar Salinas chromosome 8, Lsat_Salinas_v11, whole genome shotgun sequence DNA region contains:
- the LOC111902639 gene encoding disease resistance protein Roq1 isoform X2: MESSSSSPSAMAFSSQLWKYHVFLSFRGEDTRKTFVDHLYTALVQQGIYTYKDDETLPRGESIAPSLEKAIEESQIAVIIFSKNYADSSWCLDELVHIMKCKDTRDQIVMPIFYDVDPSEVRKQKRKYGEAFAKHELENQTKVKSWRKALVDASNHSGWEPQHIANGLYPVTSSVDDNLVGVEARMQDLMSTIQIGFGGKRMIGIWGVGGGGKTTLASSVYDEISSKFDGCCFLKNIREESSNKNGLEKMQAEILSGVLKQKLVQVGRVEEGRRTIKDRLHHRKVLIVLDDVDNLEHLEQLAGSHDWFGEGSRIIITTRDEHILTGHKVDVIHNISLLNNDEAMKLFCKHAPRGHNPIEDYELLSKDVVSYACGLPLALRILGRFLCDKDMNEWRSALARLKEIPDANILEKLKISFDGLTPVERELFLDIACFFRGHDYKDEKMLMILDACGFHPVIGIKVLIQKALITISNKRFSMHDLVQEMAHYIVRGGHPNNPEKHSRVWKREDVLNICAMDAMENLDKIEAINYWCLRSTRELQVFLQVIANMKKLRWIDVSFGLASTLPENFPPRELCCLIFSGLKETQIWEGYKYLPNLRTIKLDLLLNLTKTPNFDGLRNLERFMIRGCGKLIEIHPSFGHLEKLVYVVIDGCFNLQMLPPITRSKKLETLELSKCSRLFNSSRIQQSMENVEHLPEPFLPHNINHIGLRFFNRCLRKLDLSGCFLGDGDISSTGFWEFPNLQELDLHGNKFSRLNFSRIPRLKCLNVKYCFHLVELLELPSSIAVVIEDDCNSLESFGDISNCKWLWKFSLWGNNKLGPLDGDILLNTMLQGNAKDYFMSINLSNIDIWMGTSVVWIDWVKTYNMLLPHNWYNHFSGILMFAKCNNRYQRFNINIKQGVDEDFQSEFWQESNQTLESSFHDTYVGYVSFSSLRRTGYLNSTYNMISFSMGDSLLLDRAQNRFRARVVLIPKDDPMQTAAVATNCSEFWDKEVNDRKTFTLQHDSNSSIKISWFPWI; the protein is encoded by the exons ATggaatcttcatcttcatctccttctGCTATGGCCTTTTCTTCTCAGTTGTGGAAGTACCATGTTTTTCTTAGTTTTAGAGGAGAAGATACTCGTAAGACTTTTGTTGATCATCTCTACACGGCTCTTGTACAACAGGGGATCTACACTTACAAGGACGATGAAACACTTCCTCGGGGAGAATCAATTGCCCCATCCCTTGAGAAGGCCATTGAAGAATCACAAATTGCTGTCATCATATTCTCTAAAAACTATGCTGATTCTTCATGGTGCTTAGATGAACTTGTACATATCATGAAGTGCAAGGATACGAGAGATCAAATCGTTATGCCCATATTCTATGATGTGGATCCCTCTGAAGTGCGGAAACAAAAACGAAAATATGGAGAAGCTTTTGCTAAACATGAGTTGGAAAACCAGACCAAGGTTAAATCTTGGAGAAAAGCACTTGTGGATGCAAGTAACCATTCTGGATGGGAACCCCAACACATTGCCAACGG GTTGTATCCGGTAACTTCAAGTGTGGATGACAACCTGGTTGGAGTAGAGGCTCGCATGCAAGATTTGATGTCAACGATACAAATTGGGTTTGGTGGGAAGAGAATGATTGGGATATGGGGAGTTGGGGGTGGTGGTAAGACTACTCTTGCATCCTCTGTTTATGATGAAATTTCTAGTAAGTTCGATGGTTGTTGCTTTTTAAAAAATATTCGGGAGGAATCAAGTAATAAGAATGGTCTTGAAAAAATGCAAGCAGAAATTCTTTCTGGGGTTTTGAAACAAAAGCTAGTGCAAGTAGGGAGAGTTGAAGAAGGAAGGCGCACGATAAAGGATAGGTTACACCATAGAAAGgtcttgattgttcttgatgaTGTCGACAACCTTGAGCACCTAGAACAGTTGGCTGGATCACATGATTGGTTTGGTGAAGGAAGCCGAATAATAATCACAACTAGAGATGAGCATATATTAACTGGACACAAAGTAGATGTGATACACAATATTAGCTTGTTAAACAATGACGAGGCTATGAAGCTTTTTTGTAAGCATGCACCCCGAGGTCACAATCCTATAGAAGATTATGAGTTGCTTTCAAAAGATGTGGTTTCTTATGCCTGTGGGCTCCCATTAGCACTTAGAATTCTTGGTCGTTTCTTATGTGACAAAGATATGAATGAATGGAGGAGTGCATTAGCTAGATTGAAAGAAATCCCGGATGCTAATATACTTGAAAAGCTAAAAATCAGCTTCGATGGACTTACACCTGTGGAGAGAGAGTTGTTCCTTGATATTGCATGTTTCTTCAGAGGGCATGATTATAAAGATGAAAAGATGCTGATGATACTTGATGCTTGTGGTTTTCACCCTGTTATAGGCATAAAGGTGTTGATACAAAAAGCTCTCATAACTATTTCGAATAAAAGATTTAGTATGCATGATTTGGTACAAGAAATGGCACACTACATTGTTAGAGGGGGACACCCTAACAATCCCGAAAAACATAGTAGAGTTTGGAAGAGGGAAGATGTTTTAAATATATGTGCTATGGATGCAATGGAG AACCTTGACAAGATTGAAGCTATAAATTATTGGTGTCTAAGAAGTACTCGCGAATTACAAGTTTTTCTTCAGGTCATTGCAAACATGAAGAAACTTCGGTGGATTGATGTGAGCTTTGGATTGGCATCTACATTACCAGAAAATTTTCCACCAAGGGAGCTGTGTTGTCTTATATTTTCTGGCCTCAAGGAAACACAAATTTGGGAGGGTTATAAG TATCTACCAAATTTGAGGACGATAAAGCTTGATCTATTGCTAAACCTAACGAAGACACCTAATTTTGATGGGCTTCGGAACCTTGAAAGATTCATGATTAGGGGATGTGGAAAATTAATAGAAATTCATCCATCATTTGGGCATTTGGAAAAGCTAGTTTACGTAGTGATAGACGGTTGTTTCAATCTTCAGATGCTTCCACCCATTACCCGATCGAAGAAACTTGAGACTCTTGAACTCTCAAAGTGCAGTCGACTTTTTAATTCTTCAAGGATTCAGCAAAGTATGGAGAATGTAGAACATCTCCCAGAGCCTTTTCTTCCTCACAACATAAACCACATAGGGCTACGCTTTTTTAATAGATGCTTGAGAAAGTTGGATCTCAGTGGTTGCTTTTTGGGAGATGGAGACATCAGCTCTACTGGTTTTTGGGAGTTTCCTAACTTGCAAGAACTCGATCTACATGGGAATAAGTTTTCAAGATTAAATTTTAGTCGAATTCCTCGACTGAAATGTCTCAATGTAAAATACTGCTTCCATCTTGTAGAATTGTTGGAGCTGCCATCAAGTATAGCTGTTGTCATAGAGGATGATTGTAACTCACTTGAAAGCTTTGGAGATATTTCAAACTGTAAATGGTTGTGGAAATTCTCATTGTGGGGGAACAACAAACTTGGTCCACTTGATGGTGACATATTACTAAACACCATGCTCCAG GGTAATGCCAAAGATTACTTTATGAGTATCAACCTTTCAAACATTGACATTTGGATGGGGACGTCTGTAGTTTGGATCGACTGGGTGAAGACTTATAATATGCTGCTTCCACACAATTGGTACAATCACTTTTCTGGGATTTTGATGTTCGCTAAATGCAACAATCGGTATCAGCGCTTTAATATAAATATCAAGCAGGGTGTAGATGAAGATTTTCAATCTGAGTTCTGGCAGGAATCTAATCAAACACTTGAGTCTTCTTTTCATGACACGTATGTAGGATATGTTTCCTTCAGTTCACTGAGGCGCACAGGGTACTTGAATTCAACGTACAATATGATTTCGTTTTCTATGGGGGATAGTTTGTTGTTGGATAGAGCTCAGAATAGGTTTAGAGCTAGAGTTGTACTCATTCCTAAAGATGATCCCATGCAAACAGCAGCAGTTGCAACAAATTGCTCAGAATTTTGGGATAAGGAAGTTAATGATAGAAAGACATTTACCCTACAACATGATTCAAACTCCTCTATCAAGATTTCATGGTTTCCTTGGATCTGA
- the LOC128127518 gene encoding uncharacterized protein LOC128127518, with translation MRFKESRGWCTPQAEIVWENIQREKMVMQSQLGENEKLNEEQCLACAFSERRGHIRGIGRKPSINNNLFPNEHTKRSKASISQSSDNLQVVVLSQQIQFMQQQMQQMNQMFNNTFASFIPNFQPQPMPQFQFNPNMVPQNNPETSNEPFFIN, from the exons ATGCGATTTAAAGAAAGTCGGGGATGGTGTACACCACAAGCAGAAATAGTTTGG GAAAACATTCAACGAGAGAAGATGGTGATGCAATCACAACTCGGGGAGAACGAAAAGTTAAATGAAGAACAATGCCTCGCTTGTGCCTTCAGTGAGAGACGTGGGCATATTCGCGGAATTGGAAGGAAACCAAGCATCAACAATAATTTATTTCCAAATGAACATACCAAGCGTTCCAAAGCTTCCATATCCCAATCTTCAGATAATCTCCAAGTTGTTGTATTATCCCAACAAATTCAATTCATGCAGCAACAAATGCAACAAATGAACCAAATGTTTAATAACACTTTCGCGTCTTTCATTCCAAACTTCCAACCACAACCAATGCCACAATTCCAGTTTAATCCCAATATGGTTCCACAAAATAACCCCGAAACATCAAATGAACCCTTTTTTATCAATTGA
- the LOC111902639 gene encoding disease resistance protein Roq1 isoform X1 encodes MESSSSSPSAMAFSSQLWKYHVFLSFRGEDTRKTFVDHLYTALVQQGIYTYKDDETLPRGESIAPSLEKAIEESQIAVIIFSKNYADSSWCLDELVHIMKCKDTRDQIVMPIFYDVDPSEVRKQKRKYGEAFAKHELENQTKVKSWRKALVDASNHSGWEPQHIANGHESKCIKKIVDTISHRLYPVTSSVDDNLVGVEARMQDLMSTIQIGFGGKRMIGIWGVGGGGKTTLASSVYDEISSKFDGCCFLKNIREESSNKNGLEKMQAEILSGVLKQKLVQVGRVEEGRRTIKDRLHHRKVLIVLDDVDNLEHLEQLAGSHDWFGEGSRIIITTRDEHILTGHKVDVIHNISLLNNDEAMKLFCKHAPRGHNPIEDYELLSKDVVSYACGLPLALRILGRFLCDKDMNEWRSALARLKEIPDANILEKLKISFDGLTPVERELFLDIACFFRGHDYKDEKMLMILDACGFHPVIGIKVLIQKALITISNKRFSMHDLVQEMAHYIVRGGHPNNPEKHSRVWKREDVLNICAMDAMENLDKIEAINYWCLRSTRELQVFLQVIANMKKLRWIDVSFGLASTLPENFPPRELCCLIFSGLKETQIWEGYKYLPNLRTIKLDLLLNLTKTPNFDGLRNLERFMIRGCGKLIEIHPSFGHLEKLVYVVIDGCFNLQMLPPITRSKKLETLELSKCSRLFNSSRIQQSMENVEHLPEPFLPHNINHIGLRFFNRCLRKLDLSGCFLGDGDISSTGFWEFPNLQELDLHGNKFSRLNFSRIPRLKCLNVKYCFHLVELLELPSSIAVVIEDDCNSLESFGDISNCKWLWKFSLWGNNKLGPLDGDILLNTMLQGNAKDYFMSINLSNIDIWMGTSVVWIDWVKTYNMLLPHNWYNHFSGILMFAKCNNRYQRFNINIKQGVDEDFQSEFWQESNQTLESSFHDTYVGYVSFSSLRRTGYLNSTYNMISFSMGDSLLLDRAQNRFRARVVLIPKDDPMQTAAVATNCSEFWDKEVNDRKTFTLQHDSNSSIKISWFPWI; translated from the exons ATggaatcttcatcttcatctccttctGCTATGGCCTTTTCTTCTCAGTTGTGGAAGTACCATGTTTTTCTTAGTTTTAGAGGAGAAGATACTCGTAAGACTTTTGTTGATCATCTCTACACGGCTCTTGTACAACAGGGGATCTACACTTACAAGGACGATGAAACACTTCCTCGGGGAGAATCAATTGCCCCATCCCTTGAGAAGGCCATTGAAGAATCACAAATTGCTGTCATCATATTCTCTAAAAACTATGCTGATTCTTCATGGTGCTTAGATGAACTTGTACATATCATGAAGTGCAAGGATACGAGAGATCAAATCGTTATGCCCATATTCTATGATGTGGATCCCTCTGAAGTGCGGAAACAAAAACGAAAATATGGAGAAGCTTTTGCTAAACATGAGTTGGAAAACCAGACCAAGGTTAAATCTTGGAGAAAAGCACTTGTGGATGCAAGTAACCATTCTGGATGGGAACCCCAACACATTGCCAACGG GCACGAGTCAAAATGCATCAAAAAGATTGTTGACACAATTTCACATAGGTTGTATCCGGTAACTTCAAGTGTGGATGACAACCTGGTTGGAGTAGAGGCTCGCATGCAAGATTTGATGTCAACGATACAAATTGGGTTTGGTGGGAAGAGAATGATTGGGATATGGGGAGTTGGGGGTGGTGGTAAGACTACTCTTGCATCCTCTGTTTATGATGAAATTTCTAGTAAGTTCGATGGTTGTTGCTTTTTAAAAAATATTCGGGAGGAATCAAGTAATAAGAATGGTCTTGAAAAAATGCAAGCAGAAATTCTTTCTGGGGTTTTGAAACAAAAGCTAGTGCAAGTAGGGAGAGTTGAAGAAGGAAGGCGCACGATAAAGGATAGGTTACACCATAGAAAGgtcttgattgttcttgatgaTGTCGACAACCTTGAGCACCTAGAACAGTTGGCTGGATCACATGATTGGTTTGGTGAAGGAAGCCGAATAATAATCACAACTAGAGATGAGCATATATTAACTGGACACAAAGTAGATGTGATACACAATATTAGCTTGTTAAACAATGACGAGGCTATGAAGCTTTTTTGTAAGCATGCACCCCGAGGTCACAATCCTATAGAAGATTATGAGTTGCTTTCAAAAGATGTGGTTTCTTATGCCTGTGGGCTCCCATTAGCACTTAGAATTCTTGGTCGTTTCTTATGTGACAAAGATATGAATGAATGGAGGAGTGCATTAGCTAGATTGAAAGAAATCCCGGATGCTAATATACTTGAAAAGCTAAAAATCAGCTTCGATGGACTTACACCTGTGGAGAGAGAGTTGTTCCTTGATATTGCATGTTTCTTCAGAGGGCATGATTATAAAGATGAAAAGATGCTGATGATACTTGATGCTTGTGGTTTTCACCCTGTTATAGGCATAAAGGTGTTGATACAAAAAGCTCTCATAACTATTTCGAATAAAAGATTTAGTATGCATGATTTGGTACAAGAAATGGCACACTACATTGTTAGAGGGGGACACCCTAACAATCCCGAAAAACATAGTAGAGTTTGGAAGAGGGAAGATGTTTTAAATATATGTGCTATGGATGCAATGGAG AACCTTGACAAGATTGAAGCTATAAATTATTGGTGTCTAAGAAGTACTCGCGAATTACAAGTTTTTCTTCAGGTCATTGCAAACATGAAGAAACTTCGGTGGATTGATGTGAGCTTTGGATTGGCATCTACATTACCAGAAAATTTTCCACCAAGGGAGCTGTGTTGTCTTATATTTTCTGGCCTCAAGGAAACACAAATTTGGGAGGGTTATAAG TATCTACCAAATTTGAGGACGATAAAGCTTGATCTATTGCTAAACCTAACGAAGACACCTAATTTTGATGGGCTTCGGAACCTTGAAAGATTCATGATTAGGGGATGTGGAAAATTAATAGAAATTCATCCATCATTTGGGCATTTGGAAAAGCTAGTTTACGTAGTGATAGACGGTTGTTTCAATCTTCAGATGCTTCCACCCATTACCCGATCGAAGAAACTTGAGACTCTTGAACTCTCAAAGTGCAGTCGACTTTTTAATTCTTCAAGGATTCAGCAAAGTATGGAGAATGTAGAACATCTCCCAGAGCCTTTTCTTCCTCACAACATAAACCACATAGGGCTACGCTTTTTTAATAGATGCTTGAGAAAGTTGGATCTCAGTGGTTGCTTTTTGGGAGATGGAGACATCAGCTCTACTGGTTTTTGGGAGTTTCCTAACTTGCAAGAACTCGATCTACATGGGAATAAGTTTTCAAGATTAAATTTTAGTCGAATTCCTCGACTGAAATGTCTCAATGTAAAATACTGCTTCCATCTTGTAGAATTGTTGGAGCTGCCATCAAGTATAGCTGTTGTCATAGAGGATGATTGTAACTCACTTGAAAGCTTTGGAGATATTTCAAACTGTAAATGGTTGTGGAAATTCTCATTGTGGGGGAACAACAAACTTGGTCCACTTGATGGTGACATATTACTAAACACCATGCTCCAG GGTAATGCCAAAGATTACTTTATGAGTATCAACCTTTCAAACATTGACATTTGGATGGGGACGTCTGTAGTTTGGATCGACTGGGTGAAGACTTATAATATGCTGCTTCCACACAATTGGTACAATCACTTTTCTGGGATTTTGATGTTCGCTAAATGCAACAATCGGTATCAGCGCTTTAATATAAATATCAAGCAGGGTGTAGATGAAGATTTTCAATCTGAGTTCTGGCAGGAATCTAATCAAACACTTGAGTCTTCTTTTCATGACACGTATGTAGGATATGTTTCCTTCAGTTCACTGAGGCGCACAGGGTACTTGAATTCAACGTACAATATGATTTCGTTTTCTATGGGGGATAGTTTGTTGTTGGATAGAGCTCAGAATAGGTTTAGAGCTAGAGTTGTACTCATTCCTAAAGATGATCCCATGCAAACAGCAGCAGTTGCAACAAATTGCTCAGAATTTTGGGATAAGGAAGTTAATGATAGAAAGACATTTACCCTACAACATGATTCAAACTCCTCTATCAAGATTTCATGGTTTCCTTGGATCTGA